A region from the Corylus avellana chromosome ca7, CavTom2PMs-1.0 genome encodes:
- the LOC132186280 gene encoding heat shock 70 kDa protein 1-like has product MIVVTYKGEEKHFAAEEISSMVIKKMREIAEDYLGTTVKNAVVTVPAYFNDSQRKATKDAGGIAGLNVMRIINEPTAAAIGYGLDKVGIDKRNVLIFDLGGGTTDVSLLTIDDGTFEVKAVAGDTHLGGEDFDNRMVKHFVEIFKRHQKVDISENVKALRRLRTACERAKRILSSAAETTIEVDSLYNGIDFSSSITRARFAELNMDLFKKSIKLVENCLTDAKMDKSGVHDIVLTGGSSRIPKVQELLQDLFDGKQLNKSINPDEAVAYGAAVQAANMAGMGNEKVQHIVLLDVTPLSLGTQILEGEMSVVIPRNTAIPTKMEHYYTTVYDNQTSVLFSVYEGERAKVVDNNWLGEFTLAPIPAAPKGVANMKTCFEIDANGILNVSAVEQTSGISYKITITNYKASLSTEAIHRMVLDAEKYEIEDDKHRKKVWAKEALENYAYKMRSIVNDKEIGDKLDAAGKKKIEVATKQVIQWLDGIQHSEADEFEEKLVGLELICNPIIAKISRRQ; this is encoded by the coding sequence ATGATTGTGGTCACTTATAAGGGTGAAGAGAAGCATTTTGCTGCAGAAGAAATCTCATCTatggttattaaaaaaatgcgTGAGATTGCGGAGGATTACCTTGGCACAACTGTGAAGAATGCCGTAGTCACTGTCCCAGCCTACTTCAATGACTCACAACGTAAGGCCACAAAGGATGCTGGAGGCATTGCAGGACTGAATGTCATGAGGATAATCAACGAACCAACGGCTGCAGCCATTGGTTACGGTCTTGACAAGGTGGGCATTGATAAGAGAAATGTGTTGATCTTTGATTTGGGTGGTGGTACTACAGATGTCTCATTGCTTACCATCGACGATGGTACTTTTGAAGTAAAGGCCGTTGCTGGAGACACTCACCTCGGAGGTGAGGACTTTGACAATAGAATGGTAAAACATTTCGTTGAAATATTTAAGAGGCATCAGAAGGTGGACATTAGTGAAAATGTCAAAGCTCTAAGAAGATTGAGAACTGCCTGTGAGAGAGCAAAGAGGATTCTTTCTTCTGCAGCTGAGACTACCATTGAAGTTGATTCTTTATATAATGGTATTGATTTCTCCTCAAGTATTACTCGTGCCAGATTCGCAGAACTCAATATGGACTTGTTCAAGAAGTCTATTAAGCTTGTGGAGAATTGTTTGACTGATGCTAAGATGGACAAGAGTGGAGTCCATGATATCGTTCTTACTGGTGGTTCTTCTAGAATTCCCAAGGTACAGGAGCTGTTGCAGGACTTGTTTGATGGAAAGCAGCTTAACAAGAGCATCAACCCAGATGAAGCTGTGGCTTATGGAGCAGCTGTTCAAGCTGCAAACATGGCTGGTATGGGTAATGAGAAAGTCCAACACATTGTACTCTTGGATGtcacccctctctctctagGAACCCAGATCCTTGAAGGTGAGATGTCCGTTGTGATTCCGAGGAATACTGCCATTCCCACCAAGATGGAGCATTACTACACCACCGTTTATGACAATCAAACTTCTGTATTGTTCTCAGTTTATGAGGGTGAGAGAGCAAAAGTTGTGGATAACAATTGGTTGGGAGAATTTACACTTGCCCCCATTCCTGCAGCACCCAAGGGTGTAGCTAATATGAAAACATGCTTTGAGATTGATGCCAATGGTATATTGAATGTTTCTGCTGTGGAGCAGACTAGCGGCATAAGTTACAAGATTACAATTACAAATTACAAGGCTTCACTGTCCACAGAAGCGATTCATAGGATGGTCCTGGACGCAGAGAAATATGAAATTGAAGATGATAAGCACAGAAAAAAGGTTTGGGCTAAGGAAGCTTTGGAGAACTATGCATACAAAATGAGGAGCATTGTCAATGATAAGGAGATTGGTGACAAGCTGGACGCCGCTGGTAAGAAGAAGATTGAAGTTGCTACTAAGCAGGTGATTCAATGGTTAGATGGTATCCAGCATTCAGAGGCAGATGAGTTTGAGGAAAAGCTGGTTGGACTTGAGTTAATCTGCAATCCCATCATTGCAAAGATATCTAGAAGACAATAA
- the LOC132188757 gene encoding uncharacterized protein LOC132188757, with protein sequence MSQEVIGTTIIKKTHIKHLEHEHELELKNYQKPYKCDGCKEHGYGSRYRCELCDYDLHEECTFTSPKTDHEFFKESTFKFYNQPPGKCCMRNCDNCRRYCDACGKAINGFVYHCEAKGWDLHPCCRNLKNKIYVDGEKFRLSDKASKKCIWCKKKKLPNSAKGIPGWSYVSKSENYHFHVYCAMEMVLESWNNRPKDDNKCLALENLELPLQRNSSGSSGKGSKYLRIVKIFLRTIVTILLGDPTLTLAGLLVELVSK encoded by the coding sequence ATGTCTCAAGAAGTCATCGGCACAACAATTATAAAGAAAACACACATCAAACACCTGGAGCATGAGCATGAGCTTGagctaaaaaattatcaaaagccATACAAGTGTGATGGATGCAAGGAGCATGGTTATGGATCAAGATATAGATGTGAGCTTTGCGACTATGATCTCCATGAGGAATGCACGTTCACCTCCCCCAAAACTGACCATGAGTTCTTCAAGGAATCCACCTTCAAATTCTACAATCAACCACCAGGAAAATGCTGTATGAGAAACTGTGACAACTGCAGAAGGTATTGTGATGCATGTGGAAAGGCTATAAATGGCTTTGTTTACCACTGTGAAGCAAAGGGCTGGGATTTACATCCATGTTGTCGCaacctcaaaaataaaatttacgtTGATGGTGAGAAATTCCGTCTTAGCGATAAGGCGTCAAAGAAATGCATATGgtgcaagaagaagaagcttcCAAATAGTGCCAAGGGTATCCCAGGCTGGTCTTATGTGTCAAAGAGTGAGAATTACCATTTTCATGTGTATTGCGCAATGGAAATGGTCCTTGAGAGCTGGAACAATAGGCCTAAAGATGATAATAAATGTTTGGCATTGGAGAACTTGGAGCTACCACTTCAACGTAATTCAAGTGGAAGTAGTGGAAAAGGTAGCAAGTATTTGCGGATTGTGAAGATATTCCTTAGGACCATTGTAACCATTCTTTTAGGGGATCCCACCTTAACTTTGGCTGGCCTCCTAGTGGAACTGGTGTCTAAGTGA
- the LOC132186278 gene encoding heat shock cognate 70 kDa protein-like → MAGEGEWPAIGIDLGTTYSCVAVWQHDRVEIIVNDQGNRTTPSYVAFTDKECLVGDAAQNQVARNPANSVFDAKWLIGRRFSDSLVQNDIKFWPFKIIEGHADKPMIVVTYKGEKKHFAAEEISSMVLKKMREIAEAYLGTTVKHAVVTVPAYFNDLQRKATKDAGGIAGLNVMRIINEPTAAAIGYGLDKVSIGKRNVLIFDLGGGTTDVSLLTIDDGIFEVKAVAGDTHLGGEDFDNRMLKYFVEIFKRQHNEDISVNARALRRLRTACERAKRILSSATETMIEVDSLYNGIDFYSSITRAKFAELSMDLLKKSIELVEKCLSDAKMDKTRVDDVVLTGGSSRIPKVQQLLQDLFDGKQLNKSINPDEAVAYGAAIQAANMVGMGNEKVQHIVLLDVTPLSLGVLSGIGDMSVVIPRNTAIPTKMEGNYTTFSDNQTVVLFSVYEGERARVVDNNWLGEFRLSPIPAAPKGVAKLKVCFEIDANGILNVSAVDKTTGVRNRITVTNYKARRSKEEINRMVQDANKYNIEDDMYKRTVKAKEVLEKMAKDLKEIQNELDAARKKKIKLAV, encoded by the exons ATGGCCGGCGAAGGAGAGTGGCCAGCAATAGGGATTGATTTGGGGACGACGTACTCGTGCGTGGCAGTTTGGCAGCATGATCGAGTAGAGATCATAGTCAACGATCAGGGCAACAGGACGACGCCGTCTTATGTTGCCTTCACCGACAAAGAGTGCTTAGTCGGTGACGCGGCACAGAATCAGGTCGCCAGGAACCCCGCTAACTCTGTCTTTG ATGCAAAGTGGTTGATTGGTAGGAGATTTAGTGATTCCTTAGTTCAAAATGATATCAAGTTTTGGCCATTCAAGATCATTGAAGGTCATGCCGACAAGCCTATGATTGTGGTCACTTATAAGGGTGAAAAGAAACATTTTGCTGCAGAAGAAATCTCATCTATGGTCCTCAAAAAGATGCGTGAGATTGCGGAGGCCTACCTTGGCACAACTGTGAAGCATGCTGTAGTCACTGTCCCAGCCTACTTCAATGATTTACAGCGTAAGGCCACAAAAGATGCTGGAGGCATTGCAGGACTCAATGTTATGCGGATAATCAATGAACCAACGGCCGCAGCCATTGGTTACGGTCTTGACAAGGTGAGCATTGGTAAGAGAAATGTGTTGATCTTTGATTTGGGTGGTGGTACTACAGATGTATCACTACTTACCATTGACGATGGTATTTTTGAAGTAAAGGCTGTTGCTGGAGATACTCACCTCGGAGGTGAGGACTTTGACAATAGAATGTTAAAGTACTTTGTTGAAATATTTAAGAGGCAACACAATGAGGACATTAGTGTAAATGCTAGAGCTTTGAGGAGGTTGAGGACAGCTTGTGAAAGAGCAAAGAGGATTCTTTCTTCTGCAACTGAGACTATGATTGAAGTTGATTCTTTGTATAATGGCATTGATTTCTACTCAAGTATTACCCGTGCCAAATTTGCGGAACTCAGTATGGACTTGTTGAAGAAGTCTATTGAGCTTGTGGAGAAGTGTTTGAGTGATGCTAAGATGGACAAGACAAGAGTAGATGATGTCGTTCTTACAGGTGGTTCTTCTAGAATTCCCAAGGTGCAACAGCTATTGCAGGACTTGTTTGATGGAAAGCAGCTTAACAAGAGTATTAACCCAGATGAAGCTGTGGCTTATGGAGCAGCTATTCAAGCTGCAAACATGGTTGGTATGGGTAATGAAAAAGTTCAACACATTGTGCTCTTGGATGTCACCCCACTGTCACTTGGGGTGTTGAGTGGTATAGGGGACATGTCCGTTGTGATTCCGAGGAATACTGCCATTCCCACCAAGATGGAGGGGAACTACACCACTTTCAGTGACAACCAAACTGTTGTTTTGTTCTCGGTTTATGAGGGTGAGAGAGCAAGAGTTGTAGATAACAACTGGTTGGGAGAATTTAGGCTTTCCCCCATTCCTGCAGCGCCCAAGGGTGTCGCTAAGTTGAAAGTATGCTTTGAGATTGATGCCAATGGTATCTTGAATGTTTCTGCCGTGGATAAGACTACTGGTGTAA GGAACAGA ATTACCGTCACTAATTACAAGGCAAGACGGTCTAAAGAAGAGATTAATAGGATGGTCCAGGATGCAAATAAATACAACATTGAAGATGATATGTACAAGAGGACGGTTAAGGCTAAGgaagttttggaaaaaatggCCAAGGATTTAAAGGAGATTCAAAATGAGCTTGACGCTGCTCGTAAGAAGAAGATTAAACTGGCGGTATAA